Within the Petrotoga miotherma DSM 10691 genome, the region TCTATTGCGTATGAACGTAAAATTTCGTTAACAATTTTTACATCTTGTGTGGTTGGAGTCTTACCAGCAATGTTTACCAAAGCAGCGGTTGCATTCCTTACAGGATCTTCTAAGATCTTACTATTCAAGGCATTTTTTATAGCTTCTTCGGCTCTTTTTTCTCCTTTTGCAAGACCAATCCCTAGCATGGCAGAACCTTTTATACGTAATACCGAAGCTACGTCTGCAAAATCTAAATTGATCATACCTGGCTTCGTTATCAAATCAGAAATACCTGTTATTGCTTGAATAAGTATTTCATCAGCCTTCTCAAAGGCTTTATCAATGGGAATATCATCGTCGTTATCTATGAGTTTATCGTTTGATATTTTAATTAAACTGTCCACATACTTTTTAGTTTCTTGAAATCCCTTCAAAGCTATTCTTTCTTTTGTTGATCCTTCAAAGTGAAAAGGCAAGGTAACTATCGCCACTGTTAAAATACCCATTTGTGTAGCTAAATCGGCTATAATAGGTACAGCTCCTGTTCCTGTACCTCCCCCTAAACCCGCAGTTATAAATAAAAGATCCGTATCTTTTAAAGTTTCTTTTAAATCATCTTGACTTTCTAAAGCCGATTTTTTACCAATTTCAGGATCTCCGCCGGCACCTAAGCCTTTTGTTAACTCTTTTCCCAATTGAATTTTTGTAGGTGCGTCGTTACTTTCTAATACTTGAACATCCGTGTTAGCTGAAACTAATTCTACATCATCAATACCCTTTTTTATCATTCTCTGAATAGCATTATTCCCTGCTCCTCCGACACCAATAACTTTTATCTTGTAACTTGTTTTCCTACTAAATAATTTATCTCTTTTGTTGATTTCCTCCATTTCAAAGGGCATCTTCTTCTTCACCTCCCGTTATCTTCTTAAAAAAAGTTTTTAAGGCGGTTGTCGTTTTGTTGGAAGGTTTACTTCTTTTGGGGGATTCCGAACGAGTCTCTCTACTTTTTTCATTAAGATTTTCTTCTAATAGATCAATTCTGTACCTTTCTATTAACCCAAAAACACTCTGAAACTCTGGATCTTTTACTAACTCTTCTGGAATATTCTTGAAAGAGTCGAAAGATACTATGGAACTTTTCCTGAAATTTTCACCCATCAGTTCTTTCACAGTGCTTTCAATATTTCTTATCTTCGAACCTCCCCCAGTCAATACTATTCCTCCCTGTAAAGCTCCTACTTCGAAAGTTCTTTCATAACCTATTTTTGAGAGTTCTCCATTTAGCCTGCTTATGATTTCTCTGACCCGAGCAAAAATGATTTTATTTAAAAGACTTAAAGGAACGTAAGAATAACCACTACCCGTCAATAATTGGAAATTCACCTTTTTCATTACTTTAGTCTCTCTTGAACATGCCCCTTCCTCTTCCAATAATCTATGCGCCTCTCTTTCAGAAACCTTAAGTATATTGGAAATATCTTGTAATACATATTTCATTCCATAGGGGAAAGTATAGAATAACTTTGGAATACCCTCTTTAAAAATGATTATCCTACAAGAATTGTAACCGAAATCAATGACAGTGATTCCAACATTTCTATCGTTGGGAGTGGTAATAATATAACTATTCGATAAAGTTGAATCGTATATAGGAATTTCAGAAGTATAGACAATGTCTTTTAAAACGTTAATTAACAATGAAAAAGAATTTTCATCTACCCAAACAATATTTAGCGTTGTAGTTAAAGATTTTTCGGCAAAAAAAGAAACTGGATTTTTTACCCTTTTTTCGTCAATATGAAACTTCACAAAGTTAGAATCTAAAATTATTTTTCCTTCGTCCGTGTATTTTTTGATAACGCTTTTCTTGATGTTTCTAAGTTCATTTTCTCTAATTTCTGTTCTTTTACTAAATTCAACGGTAAAATTCTCTTCGGTAATATTTAAAGAGTTAGTAGAATATCCTACAATAATCTCAGTATTTTTAACCTTTTTTGGAGACTCCTGATTCAACTTTTCTATAAGCGTTTCAATCGATCTACGTAATGATTCCATATCTTG harbors:
- the ftsZ gene encoding cell division protein FtsZ, with product MPFEMEEINKRDKLFSRKTSYKIKVIGVGGAGNNAIQRMIKKGIDDVELVSANTDVQVLESNDAPTKIQLGKELTKGLGAGGDPEIGKKSALESQDDLKETLKDTDLLFITAGLGGGTGTGAVPIIADLATQMGILTVAIVTLPFHFEGSTKERIALKGFQETKKYVDSLIKISNDKLIDNDDDIPIDKAFEKADEILIQAITGISDLITKPGMINLDFADVASVLRIKGSAMLGIGLAKGEKRAEEAIKNALNSKILEDPVRNATAALVNIAGKTPTTQDVKIVNEILRSYAIDDAKLKMGITVIDLPPEVIKVTVIASGYDKLPGEENYLDLYEQPALYRQFGKGVVAEEISKLNKYLQDHVEEIPGEEVQQQQ
- a CDS encoding cell division protein FtsA: MAKNYLIGIDIGSFFLKGVLFETDENGNIVPISLSKLPVEGIINGEIQDMESLRRSIETLIEKLNQESPKKVKNTEIIVGYSTNSLNITEENFTVEFSKRTEIRENELRNIKKSVIKKYTDEGKIILDSNFVKFHIDEKRVKNPVSFFAEKSLTTTLNIVWVDENSFSLLINVLKDIVYTSEIPIYDSTLSNSYIITTPNDRNVGITVIDFGYNSCRIIIFKEGIPKLFYTFPYGMKYVLQDISNILKVSEREAHRLLEEEGACSRETKVMKKVNFQLLTGSGYSYVPLSLLNKIIFARVREIISRLNGELSKIGYERTFEVGALQGGIVLTGGGSKIRNIESTVKELMGENFRKSSIVSFDSFKNIPEELVKDPEFQSVFGLIERYRIDLLEENLNEKSRETRSESPKRSKPSNKTTTALKTFFKKITGGEEEDAL